The following DNA comes from Candidatus Peregrinibacteria bacterium.
GGAATCATTCACATTTATCGCTGGAATTTTTAGTGTTCCTTCGTGCTCCATTTTTACTAAACGATGAATTCCTGTTGTTGTTTCTTCGGAAACACCATGGATATTTGTGAGAAGATTTTGGTGTTTTTCATGTATCCATGCTGTTAAGTCGCCTCCATCATCGAGCAAAAGATTTGGTGTCCACTTATTTGATCCAAACACAGTTTTTTCAATGCATTCCCAGTATTCTTCTTCTGTTTCTCCTTTCCAAGCAAACACAGGAATACCAGCCTTTGCCATGGCAGCGGCGGCGTGATCTTGTGTAGAAAAAATATTGCAACTGCTCCAGCGAATATCTGCTCCAAGTTGGACAAGCGTTTCCATAAGCACTGCTGTTTGTATGGTCATATGAATGCATCCGGCAATCCGTGCACCATGCAAAGGTTTTATTGCAGAAAATCGCTTTCGAAGCGCCATGAGCCCCGGCATTTCTTTTTCTGCGAGCAGAATTTCTCTTCGTCCAAAATCCGCCAAAGAAGCATCCGCAATGCAAAAATCATTATTCATTTGATACGAAAAAGAAGACTTCTCCTTTTATAGCAAAAAAGGAAATTCTGGAGAACTGAGTCTATAAAAAGAATCAGATGGATTTACGTTTTGGTACTATTTTTGGCTATAATGAGTGTGATTTTTTATACAAATAATGAATGTCGTTCCGTTTCTCGAATCAATCGAACCAATTCTCGAATCAATCGAACCAACACTCTCATACACGATTTTCGGAAATACTATTGGGGCATATTCCTTTGCCCTTTCCGTATTTATTCTTATTTGGATTGCTATTATTCTTTTTCGAACGGTTATTTTAAAACACCTCCGAATATTTGCAGAAAAGACAGAAGATAAACTTGATGACGAGATTATTACTGTTGTAGAAGGCATTTCTTCGTTCTTTTATTTCTTCCTCGCGTTTTATCTTATGATGAAATCACTTTCTCTTGGTGGTTCATTTCATAAGGCACTTGATGGAATCTTTTTCTTCCTTATTATTCTCGAAGCCGTTCGTTTTGCTCATCTTTTTATCGATATCACCTTTGAGCGATCACTGAAAAAGGACAGTGAGATGGCAAAAAATGGCATGCGTCTCGTTGCTACCATTCTTCTTTGGGTTATTGGTGGACTCATGATTCTCTCGAATCTTGGGTACGATATTACTGCGCTTGCCGCCTCCCTTGGAATTGGTGGTATTGCAGTAGCCCTTGCGGCACAGAATATTTTAGGAGACCTTTTTTCGAGCTTCTCTATTTATTTTGATCGTCCGTTTCAGATTGATGATTTTATTATCGTTGGAAACGACATGGGCGTGGTGAAAAAAATAGGTCTCAAAACAACACGCATTATGACGCTCCGCGGAGAAGAGCTTGTTGTGTCAAATCAAGAGCTCACCTCTACGCGTGTTTTGAATTTTAAAAAGATGAATCGCCGTCGCATTGTGTTCACTTTTGGGGTGGAATACGGAACGCCTACCAAAAAACTTGAGCATATTTCGGAAATGATTCAGAACATTATTCATGATGAAAAACTGACAGAATACGACCGATGCCATTTTTCCTCGTTTGGTGAGAGCAGTTTGACATTTGAGTGTGTCTATTATGTCGATTCTCCAGAATACAACGTCTACATGGATATTCAAGAATCCATTAATCTCGCCATTCTAAAGGCGTTTGAGCAAGAAGGAATTTCCATGGCATTTCCCACAAGAACACTCTATATGCGAACAGAGGAAAAATAACGTCGTTCTTTGTTTGCAATAATTTACTGTTCCAGTTTTTCTATCTTTGAAGAAAGGAGCTCAATCTGTACTTGTTGACGCTCAATCTCCTTCTGCTGTTCCTTTACTGCTTCAATAAGCGGAGCAACAAGAGCAGAGTAATTGACCGACTTCATTCCCTCATTATCTTCTAAAACGAGTTCAGGAAATTCTTTTTCTACTTCTTGCGCAATCACTCCAATTTGTTTTTCTTCTCCTTTTTCTGAATCTTTCCAAAAGTAAGAGACTCCACGAAGATGCAATATTTTTGAGAGAGAATCACTCAATGTCACAATATCTTTTTTGAGACGAATATCAGATGGAGCAACATTCGTTCCACGGATATACCCATTGACATCAAGTTGATAGGCGGGTGAAATTGTTCCAATACCGACATAATTATTAGTACGAAGAATATTGATCACATTACCATTCGTATCACTTCCGAGTGATATGGTATTAGCTCCAACTGCAGGGTTGTAGGAAATAGATCCCTTTGAAACTCCTCCTGAATACAGTTGAATCGCCGTAATTCCTGTTGAAATGCTATCAACAATAAGTTCTGCGCCAGTATTGACGGGGTTATAAATATGGAGTTTTCCCAGTGGGCTTGTGGTTCCAATTCCGACATCTTGTGTATTTCGTTGGACAAAAATACTGGAGGCTTGTTCATTTCCTCCTCCTATTCCCATTCCATCTAGCCCGGGAAGATAACCAATGTTTCCCAAAAAGATTCCATCTGCATAAAATCGAATAGCAGCAGCTTGTGCACTAGAAACAGTCTCGAGAATAAGTTCTGCGCCAGCATTGGCGGGGTTATAAATATGGAGTTTTCCCAGTGGGCTTGTGGTTCCAATTCCTACATTTCCGCTATTATCAATAATCATCCGTTCGGTTCCATTGGTGTCGAAACGAATCTTATTCTCATTGGTACTTTCTTCTACCTGTACTTTGGTGTTGTTATCAGCATCATGAATTTCTTTGAGAGAAACGGCTGAAACAGCTCCATCAACATACTGTTTTGTTGCAGCCCCCAACGCACTTGTCGGATTTCCCGAAAGAAGAAGTTGTCCTGTCATTGTTCCTCCTGAAAGAGAGAGTCTTTGATTCAGAGCAGTATTTAGATCACTCTGACTCGAAAGGCTTCCCGTAATACTTCCCCAGCTTGCTCCGCTTGGCCAAGAAGATCGGCAAGCGCCAGCAATACAAAGTTCTGTTCCTTTTATTCTCCCATTCACATCAAGTGCTTGTGTAGGAGAAGTGGTTCCAATTCCTACTTTTCCATCATTGGTAAAAGTGACACGATTATCTGTATTCCAAAATTGCAAATCGGAAGTGTTTTCGTCTTGATACATTCCCCAGTGAGTCAATTCCCCACTTTGAATATCTATTTCAGCATTTGTTCCAGTATCAGTTTTAACATGGAGTTTGGCATTGGGAGAAGCAGTTCCAATTCCTACGTTTCCCGAGACTCCGCTGTACATAGTTTCTGTTTGTTGCTCAACACACTGCCAATAATATGATGCGTCAGTATACGCACCGGTTGTAATTGCAGTAGCCGTTCCAGAGCTACAGAGGTTTGCTGTTGGTGTTGAGGAGAATGTGCTTTCATGGGCAGATCCGCAGATTCCTGATGCGGAAGCCGATCCACCAATGGGAGCAGGAATAGAACAAATGATAGGATTGGGTGACGGACTTGCAACTGTCCCTCCTGGAAAACGGAACCAATAAATTTCTCTCTGAGAAGGGGTAACCACTACTGATCCACTCTGTTGAGCGGCTGTTTTGTCGATACGGATATCATCTGGATAAATTTTGCCGTAGGTCGCATCAGCACGACTCCACCATCCGGAATTTTGAAAATCAATAGTATAATTCAGCCTGTAGTTTCCTCCTCCGATATTCGTTGCAGTAAGGGTACAATAGGGTGAGGAGTATGTTTGATACGCATGGCAAGAATCTGTCTGCGTTCCTCCGCCCACTACGGTCCAGTCATTATCGCTAACTCCTTCTACGCTTGAGAGACAATTTCCTCCTTCAATACAAATATCCGAACCATTGGTGATTCGAACATTTCCATCGACCACTAATTTTTCTGTGGGAGAAGCAGTTCCAATTCCTACGTTGCCCGAGACTCCGCTGTATATATCACTTCCAGAGAGAATCCAGTTTGTGTCTCCGCCTCCTGCAATCGCACTATCAACATACTGTTTTGTTGCAGCCCCAAACGCACTTGTCGGATTTCCCGAAAGAAGAAGCTGTCCTGTCATTGTTCCTCCCGAAAGAGAGAGTCTATCATTCAGAGCAGTATTTAGATCACTCTGACTCGAAAGGGTTCCCGTGATACTTCCCCAAGTTGCACTTTCTCCTCCAGAACCGCTTTCATCCGAAGCGCACTCCCAAGAAGTTCCGTTGAACTTAATAATCTCCCCAAAATTGCAAGAGAAATTATCATTCACCCCTCCTTCACCGATGGTATCGAGAGCACATTCCCACTGTCCATTTTTATATTTTGGAATCTCCCCTTCTTTGCAGGAAAGATTTTGAATAGCGCCCTGAAGGTCAGGGGCACACTCCCATTCTCCAGAAATTACACTAAACTTAAGAATGGATCCATCAGCACAGTTTGTCATATCTCCACCATCAGTTCTTCCGCCAATTGTGTCTGCGGAACATATCCAAACTCCATTTTTCATCTTTATTATCTCTCCCTCTGAACACGAAAGCCCGCCCCAAAAAACAATATTTGAAATTTGAATACAATTTTCTCCGTTTTCATCACAATATTCGGTGGCCCCTATTTTCCCCTGAACTCCCAGTTTTACATCTGCGGGAAGAATGGTAGTTCCAATGGCAACTCCTCCAGATGTATTGAGAAAAATATCATCACCAGGGGTTTGAATATCTCCAGATCGTTCCCAACTGCTTGCGTTATGAGAGACAATATTCCAATCGTTGGAATAGAGTGGGTCGAGTGTGGATTTTTCATCTGGAGTCCATGCAGAAAGTGTTGATGGAATGCAAATGAATGTCAAAAAAACAAATGGAATACTCCATTTGAATACAAAAAAGAAAAAAAGGGATGTACTTCTCATGAGAAGATGCGAATATATCAGATTACTCTACCTTTTTTTTCTGAAAAAAGAAAGGAGGATATACCGTCCTAAACCCACACTCACAAATGAGATTCAAAGATTTTTTATTTCTTCTATTTTTGCTTTATTTCCCCTTTTGGAGAGGTGGCTTTTTTCTTCATCTTTGCACAAAGTGCTTCAAACTCTTCTCTGTTTAACGTTTCCACCTCGAGAAGCTTTTCGGCAATTATTACCATAGTTTCCTTTTCTTGTGTCAAAAGAGACATGCTCCTTTTGAGACACTCTCGAATAGTTTTTTCGACAAATTCATCAATTTTTTTCAGATATTCCTCAGAAACCCCTTTTACTCCGAAGCTCTCAAAACCAGAGTGATCCTCCGAGTCGGAAAAGCTAACAGGTCCAATTTCTGGTGCCATACCATAGCGAACCGCCATGCTTCTTGCTTTTCGTGTCGCTTTCTTCAGATCATCTGAAACACCTGTTTCATGTTGCCCAAACATAATTTCTTCAGCGGAATATCCTCCAAGAAGTACACAAATTTCATCGAGAAATTTATCACGCGAAATAGAATATTGATCTTCTTCTGGCATTGTCCAAGTCACACCAAGCGCCATTCCACGAGAAACAATAGAGAGCTTATGCACAGGGTCTGCGTTGGGAAGCAAATATGCCATCATTGCGTGCCCTGTTTCATGATAGGCGGTTTTTCGGCGAGCTTCTGGTTTCATAACAAGAGATTTTCTCTCACGTCCCAAGGAAATCTTTTCCATAGAAATACTGAGATCTTTTTGGGTGATATTTTTTCGATTTTCGCGTGCTACCAAAATAGCTGCTTCATTTACAAGGTTTTCAAGATCGGCACCAGAAAAACCAACAGTAATTTTAGCAATATCTCGAAGATTTATGTCTGGAGCAAGAGGCTTGTTTCTCGTGTGTACTTCAATAATTTCTTCTCGAGCCTTTATATCTGGACTATCGATAACAATACGACGATCAAATCGTCCAGGTCGGAGTAATGCTTTATCAAGAACGTCAGGGCGATTGGTTGCCGCCATGACGATGACATTTGTTTCATTATCAAACCCATCCATTTCGGTAAGAATTTGGTTGAGTGTTTGTTCGCGTTCGTCGTGCCCGCCACCAAATCCACTACCACCACGTTGACGACCAACCGCATCAATTTCATCAATAAAAATAATCGCCGGAGCATTCTTTTTTGCTTTTTCAAAGAGGTCACGAACACGACTTGCTCCCACTCCTACGAACATTTCAACAAATTCCGAACCAGAAATAGAGAAAAAAGGGGCGTTAGCTTCACCTGCTACCGCACGAGCGAGTAGTGTTTTTCCTGTTCCAGGAGGACCAACGAGGAGCGCTCCTCGAGGAATTTTTGCTCCAATTTTGACGTATTTTTTTGGATTTTTTAGAAAATCGACGATTTCTGTTAGTTCTTCTTTTGCTTCGTAGGCACCGGCAACATCAGAAAATTTGGTCTTTTTCTTTCGACGGTCAAAAATTTTTGCCTTCGACTGTCCAAACGAAAATGCTCCTCCGGCATTTTTCGCCATGCGGGTCATGAAAAAAACGATAATTCCGAGAATAAGAAAAAGAGGAAGAAAATCAAAGAGAACTCTTTGGAGAATATTTTGTGCCTCTGTGCTTACCACTTCCACTGTTGTTCCTTCGGGAGCATTTAACAAGCCGAGATCGGAAACAGTTTCGTTTGCAAGACGAATAGCCTTCTCTTTTTCATCAGAATCTCGAATGGTGGCAAGCACCGATTCTCCCCTTATCTTGATGGATGAATATTTTCCTGATTCAAAATTTTCACGAAGTTCTGAAATAGGAATTTCTTTCAGGGATGTATCAGATGGAGGTCCAAAAAAATAAGAAAAGAATGTGGCAACAAGAACAACAACGATAAGAATAATCCATGGAGAAGATTTCTTCTTGGGAGATCGTGGAGGAAGTTGTGTGGGAGTTTTTTTAGACATCTCGCTGACTTTATGGAAATGAAAAAATTCAGAGAAGTGAATTCATTCCTATTGTTTCACGTTTTTTTGGGAATCGCAATAAACAGTCTTTTTCTAATTAGTTAGAAAACTTTTTATTCTTCTGGAGGAATATTTCCGTATTCCAATAAAAAAGCCATTATTTCCCGAAAAACAGGTGCGGCAGTCGTCGCCCCCCATGTGTTCTCGGTTCCGTATCGGGGGCGATCAAATTTAACGAGAATAAGAAAACGAGGGTCGTATGCTGGAGCGTAGCCAGCAAAAGAGGTGACAAAACTTCCTTCTCCTGTTTCATACTTTCCGTCTGAACCAGCAATTTGTGATGTTCCTGTTTTTCCGGCTATTTTATATCCTGGAATATGTGCCGTATGTGCGACACCTCTTTCCACAGAAGAAACAAGCATACTGGTAATGGTTGTCGCAGTGTCGGTTGAAATTGCTCTTCGAACAGCGGCTGGTTCAATAATCTCTTTTGTTCCATCGGGATAATCTTTTTCTGAAATAATTTGTGGTTGCATCATTACGCCGCCATTTGCAAGAGCACTCCACGCACGTGCCATTTGGAGAGGCGTTACTGTAAGTCCTTGTCCAAAACTTGCGGTAAGGAGATGTGCATCTGACCAATCTTTTCGAGGAAGCACTTTTCCTTGTTCTTCTTGGTCAAGCTCAATATCAGTGTAATCTCCAAAATTATATTTATCAGTAATAAAGCTGTGCATCACCGCTTTTCCCAAACGAAGAGCCACAAATACCATTC
Coding sequences within:
- a CDS encoding mechanosensitive ion channel family protein; this encodes MNVVPFLESIEPILESIEPTLSYTIFGNTIGAYSFALSVFILIWIAIILFRTVILKHLRIFAEKTEDKLDDEIITVVEGISSFFYFFLAFYLMMKSLSLGGSFHKALDGIFFFLIILEAVRFAHLFIDITFERSLKKDSEMAKNGMRLVATILLWVIGGLMILSNLGYDITALAASLGIGGIAVALAAQNILGDLFSSFSIYFDRPFQIDDFIIVGNDMGVVKKIGLKTTRIMTLRGEELVVSNQELTSTRVLNFKKMNRRRIVFTFGVEYGTPTKKLEHISEMIQNIIHDEKLTEYDRCHFSSFGESSLTFECVYYVDSPEYNVYMDIQESINLAILKAFEQEGISMAFPTRTLYMRTEEK
- a CDS encoding tail fiber domain-containing protein, which codes for MTFICIPSTLSAWTPDEKSTLDPLYSNDWNIVSHNASSWERSGDIQTPGDDIFLNTSGGVAIGTTILPADVKLGVQGKIGATEYCDENGENCIQISNIVFWGGLSCSEGEIIKMKNGVWICSADTIGGRTDGGDMTNCADGSILKFSVISGEWECAPDLQGAIQNLSCKEGEIPKYKNGQWECALDTIGEGGVNDNFSCNFGEIIKFNGTSWECASDESGSGGESATWGSITGTLSSQSDLNTALNDRLSLSGGTMTGQLLLSGNPTSAFGAATKQYVDSAIAGGGDTNWILSGSDIYSGVSGNVGIGTASPTEKLVVDGNVRITNGSDICIEGGNCLSSVEGVSDNDWTVVGGGTQTDSCHAYQTYSSPYCTLTATNIGGGNYRLNYTIDFQNSGWWSRADATYGKIYPDDIRIDKTAAQQSGSVVVTPSQREIYWFRFPGGTVASPSPNPIICSIPAPIGGSASASGICGSAHESTFSSTPTANLCSSGTATAITTGAYTDASYYWQCVEQQTETMYSGVSGNVGIGTASPNAKLHVKTDTGTNAEIDIQSGELTHWGMYQDENTSDLQFWNTDNRVTFTNDGKVGIGTTSPTQALDVNGRIKGTELCIAGACRSSWPSGASWGSITGSLSSQSDLNTALNQRLSLSGGTMTGQLLLSGNPTSALGAATKQYVDGAVSAVSLKEIHDADNNTKVQVEESTNENKIRFDTNGTERMIIDNSGNVGIGTTSPLGKLHIYNPANAGAELILETVSSAQAAAIRFYADGIFLGNIGYLPGLDGMGIGGGNEQASSIFVQRNTQDVGIGTTSPLGKLHIYNPVNTGAELIVDSISTGITAIQLYSGGVSKGSISYNPAVGANTISLGSDTNGNVINILRTNNYVGIGTISPAYQLDVNGYIRGTNVAPSDIRLKKDIVTLSDSLSKILHLRGVSYFWKDSEKGEEKQIGVIAQEVEKEFPELVLEDNEGMKSVNYSALVAPLIEAVKEQQKEIERQQVQIELLSSKIEKLEQ
- the ftsH gene encoding ATP-dependent zinc metalloprotease FtsH, producing the protein MSKKTPTQLPPRSPKKKSSPWIILIVVVLVATFFSYFFGPPSDTSLKEIPISELRENFESGKYSSIKIRGESVLATIRDSDEKEKAIRLANETVSDLGLLNAPEGTTVEVVSTEAQNILQRVLFDFLPLFLILGIIVFFMTRMAKNAGGAFSFGQSKAKIFDRRKKKTKFSDVAGAYEAKEELTEIVDFLKNPKKYVKIGAKIPRGALLVGPPGTGKTLLARAVAGEANAPFFSISGSEFVEMFVGVGASRVRDLFEKAKKNAPAIIFIDEIDAVGRQRGGSGFGGGHDEREQTLNQILTEMDGFDNETNVIVMAATNRPDVLDKALLRPGRFDRRIVIDSPDIKAREEIIEVHTRNKPLAPDINLRDIAKITVGFSGADLENLVNEAAILVARENRKNITQKDLSISMEKISLGRERKSLVMKPEARRKTAYHETGHAMMAYLLPNADPVHKLSIVSRGMALGVTWTMPEEDQYSISRDKFLDEICVLLGGYSAEEIMFGQHETGVSDDLKKATRKARSMAVRYGMAPEIGPVSFSDSEDHSGFESFGVKGVSEEYLKKIDEFVEKTIRECLKRSMSLLTQEKETMVIIAEKLLEVETLNREEFEALCAKMKKKATSPKGEIKQK